In the Topomyia yanbarensis strain Yona2022 chromosome 3, ASM3024719v1, whole genome shotgun sequence genome, one interval contains:
- the LOC131688086 gene encoding uncharacterized protein K02A2.6-like, which yields MSDSKVLEGKVNVKVEKNNSEQEGSSPTIVMSKPMFGHLEPFVVGEKFDEYVSRLEQFFLVNDVPAAKKVPTLVTMAGPSLYSIAARICSPDDPCTKPYNELIQLLTTHLAPTVNVVAERYKFRKCEQSSGQSISDFIITLKAQSHSCSFAAFLQEALRDQFVAGVQNSNLRTKLLTEVDLTFEKACNIARSWEAVEHESKVMQGTSKLAMLHRKPQKKPQKPFRIQEKPKQQSKPTMKNEVKNTCFRCGRSHNPESCPAKQWTCYACGKAGHVSTMCRSTKEQKATSQNRVAEMSEAAENWKLNLMSEIVESVREPETSLATPEILRDSSRNGVHQLDVPAHLQLEIEGTVVKFEVDTGACDTVISRDTYSEKLSHVKLQQSCKCFQTVTGQNIRPEGEIKVQVKARNGEMVSLPIFVIQPEEGRTITHLLGRSGLDVLIPEWRKMVSLDFSSISTIQPSLQSELQKKFPFVFSGDLNQTIEGFTVDIALKPNAMPIFHKPYTIPFRFRENVDQELDRMIKSEILVPVRSSSWASPIVVTPKKDGSVRICLDGKATLNRYLSSEHYPLPLIDDILASLADFKVFCKIDLTGAYLQVKLSELSQEFCTVNTHRGLFRYTRMPFGISSAPSLFQSIIDQILVGTGAVPYLDDIVVGGRTPQECKKRLFDVLERLNRYKVQINMEKSRFFEDEIEHLGFLLTTDGISPSPSKVEAVLNAPAPRDETNSMGRTNTQEVTRSCTEIILMILFDGFLRPECQASEEPAPGPSKEGQQLQQPVTKKKSQKKKKSEKSEIKAIPFHRNFVDQNALKIKLRDDREIYGCFYLLPSESFYETRAYLPSIPYTISEPTVSSLTVKYMANDYKNVFSSKHPASTMVFRFRMAKMYLVFIPEGD from the exons ATGTCGGATTCGAAAGTGCTTGAAGGAAAAGTGAACGTTAAAGTAGAAAAGAATAACAGCGAACAAGAAGGTAGTTCGCCTACAATCGTCATGTCAAAACCGATGTTTGGACATCTGGAACCTTTTGTGGTAGGTGAAAAATTCGATGAGTATGTCAGCCGTCTCGAACAGTTTTTCCTAGTCAATGATGTACCAGCGGCAAAAAAAGTTCCCACACTAGTGACTATGGCTGGTCCTAGTCTGTATTCAATCGCCGCAAGAATTTGTTCGCCAGATGACCCGTGCACGAAACCGTATAATGAACTGATTCAACTCTTGACAACACATTTGGCTCCAACCGTCAACGTTGTGGCTGAACGGTATAAGTTTCGGAAATGTGAGCAATCATCAGGACAGTCTATTTCGGATTTCATCATCACGCTCAAAGCTCAATCACATTCATGCAGTTTTGCTGCATTTCTGCAAGAGGCCCTGCGCGATCAGTTTGTTGCCGGAGTCCAGAACTCAAACCTGCGGACAAAACTGCTCACAGAAGTCGATCTCACGTTCGAGAAAGCATGCAACATTGCCCGCAGTTGGGAAGCTGTCGAACACGAGTCAAAAGTAATGCAAGGTACGTCAAAGCTTGCAATGCTGCACCGGAAACCACAAAAGAAACCGCAGAAACCATTCCGGATACAGGAGAAGCCGAAACAACAGTCGAAACCAACTATGAAAAATGAGGTTAAGAACACGTGTTTCCGTTGTGGAAGATCACACAATCCAGAATCGTGTCCGGCTAAGCAGTGGACTTGCTACGCATGTGGCAAAGCAGGCCACGTGTCAACCATGTGTCGTTCAACGAAGGAACAGAAAGCAACTAGTCAGAATCGTGTAGCAGAGATGTCGGAGGCAGCGGAAAATTGGAAGTTAAATTTAATGTCGGAAATCGTCGAGTCGGTAAGGGAACCTGAAACCAGCCTTGCAACTCCGGAAATTCTGAGGGATAGCTCGAGGAACGGAGTGCACCAATTGGATGTGCCAGCCCACCTGCAGTTAGAAATCGAAGGAACAGTGGTGAAATTTGAGGTGGACACTGGAGCGTGTGATACGGTAATATCCAGGGATACTTATAGCGAAAAGTTAAGTCATGTGAAGTTGCAGCAATCTTGCAAGTGTTTTCAAACGGTGACTGGTCAAAACATTCGTCCGGAAGGTGAAATTAAAGTACAGGTTAAGGCTAGAAATGGTGAAATGGTTTCActaccgattttcgtaattcaACCGGAAGAGGGCAGAACCATCACACATCTGCTTGGTCGCTCTGGTCTGGATGTCCTTATCCCGGAATGGAGAAAAATGGTAAGTCTAGATTTTTCATCCATCAGCACGATTCAGCCAAGTCTTCAGTCGGAACTTCAGAAAAAATTTCCTTTTGTCTTTTCTGGAGATCTCAATCAAACCATTGAAGGGTTTACTGTCGATATTGCTTTGAAACCAAATGCAATGCCAATTTTCCACAAACCGTATACTATTCCATTTCGTTTTCGGGAAAATGTCGATCAAGAGCTTGATCGAATGATTAAAAGTGAAATTTTAGTTCCCGTCCGTTCATCGTCTTGGGCAAGTCCTATAGTTGTTACTCCCAAAAAGGATGGTTCTGTTCGAATATGCCTTGATGGCAAGGCTACATTAAATCGATACCTATCATCTGAGCATTACCCACTTCCTCTGATAGATGATATTCTAGCCAGTCTGGCAGACTTTAAGGTATTTTGCAAGATAGATCTCACCGGGGCGTATTTGCAGGTTAAACTATCGGAACTTTCACAGGAATTTTGTACGGTGAACACTCATCGAGGATTGTTCAGGTACACCCGAATGCCTTTCGGTATAAGTTCCGCACCTTCATTGTTTCAGTCCATAATTGATCAAATCCTGGTTGGAACGGGAGCCGTGCCTTATTTAGATGATATTGTGGTAGGAGGTAGAACTCCACAAGAATGCAAAAAGAGACTTTTTGACGTTTTAGAGCGATTAAACCGCTACAAAGTGCAAATAAATATGGAAAAATCTAGATTTTTTGAAGACGAGATCGAGCATCTTGGCTTCCTGTTAACCACTGATGGAATCAGTCCAAGTCCGTCTAAAGTAGAAGCAGTTCTAAATGCCCCAGCTCCTCGAGAT GAAACCAACAGTATGGGGCGAACAAATACTCAAGAGGTGACAAGGTCTTGTACCGAAATCATCTTGATGATTCTGTTCGATGGATTCCTGC GTCCGGAGTGCCAAGCATCCGAGGAACCCGCCCCTGGACCTTCGAAGGAAGGACAGCAACTGCAACAGCCGGTTACCAAAAAGAaaagccagaaaaagaaaaaatctgaaaaaagcGAAATCAAAGCGATTCCATTTCACCGAAACTTCGTAGATCAAAACGCCTTAAAGATCAAGCTTCGCGACGATAGAGAAATTTACGGATGTTTTTATCTACTACCAAGTGAAAGCTTTT